The following proteins come from a genomic window of Myroides odoratus DSM 2801:
- the dcm gene encoding DNA (cytosine-5-)-methyltransferase, with translation MQKLKVGSDFSGVGAFDQALLRLEVDYESVFACDMDSNARHSFILNYGTEKDLELLTHPYVIFCNKMYGSFSKHGNFKKQTYSDVKKLARIQDEAARLFSFYYPWNVKYRKESAPLDIYMTSPPCQAFSLAGKRKGEEDKRGVLFYNSHEFIQKNKPRYFIFENVKGLLSDDGGKTFQRWIDFLGGKSVNGNPVIFPHEESVPYHIYYKVLNAKNYGVPQNRERIFIVGIRDDQDNNFSFPVEIELKKRLKDILETDVDEKYFLSDKLIDFFISHTEKHKQKGNGFSFKPKDIESIGQAVTTKAGTRVDDNYIYVKSANSKGYEIAEEEEDSINFEHPNSETRRGRVGKGVAQTLTTSCNQGIYSNLMIRKLTPRECFRLMDFPDSFKWNVSDSQAYKQAGNSIVVAVLAAIIQKLNLNEIKV, from the coding sequence ATGCAAAAATTAAAAGTTGGTTCCGACTTCTCTGGAGTTGGAGCCTTTGATCAAGCGTTATTAAGACTTGAAGTGGACTATGAAAGTGTATTTGCTTGTGACATGGATAGTAATGCTAGACATTCGTTTATTTTAAACTATGGTACTGAAAAGGATTTAGAATTGTTAACGCATCCATATGTTATATTTTGTAATAAAATGTATGGTTCATTTTCTAAGCATGGAAACTTTAAAAAGCAAACATATTCAGATGTTAAGAAACTCGCTAGAATACAAGACGAAGCTGCTCGCCTATTTTCTTTCTATTATCCATGGAATGTCAAGTATAGAAAAGAATCTGCCCCTCTAGATATTTATATGACTTCACCTCCTTGTCAGGCTTTTAGTTTAGCTGGGAAACGCAAAGGAGAGGAAGATAAAAGAGGGGTATTGTTTTATAATTCGCATGAGTTTATTCAAAAAAACAAACCGAGATACTTCATTTTTGAGAATGTGAAAGGACTACTTAGCGACGATGGAGGAAAAACCTTTCAACGTTGGATTGATTTTCTCGGGGGGAAATCTGTAAACGGCAACCCTGTTATTTTTCCTCATGAAGAATCAGTTCCATATCATATTTATTATAAAGTACTGAATGCCAAAAATTATGGGGTCCCTCAAAATCGCGAGCGGATTTTTATAGTTGGGATTCGTGATGATCAAGACAATAACTTTTCTTTTCCTGTTGAAATTGAACTTAAAAAAAGATTGAAGGATATTTTAGAAACTGATGTAGATGAGAAGTATTTCTTAAGTGATAAATTAATTGATTTTTTTATAAGTCATACAGAGAAACATAAACAAAAAGGTAATGGATTTAGTTTTAAGCCAAAAGACATTGAAAGTATAGGTCAAGCAGTAACGACTAAAGCAGGAACAAGGGTAGACGATAATTACATTTATGTAAAATCAGCCAATTCTAAAGGCTATGAAATAGCCGAAGAAGAAGAAGATTCTATAAACTTCGAACACCCAAACAGCGAAACAAGACGAGGAAGGGTTGGAAAAGGAGTTGCGCAAACACTTACCACAAGCTGTAATCAAGGTATTTACTCCAATCTTATGATAAGAAAATTAACACCTCGTGAATGCTTTAGGTTGATGGATTTCCCTGATTCATTCAAATGGAATGTTTCAGACTCTCAAGCCTATAAACAAGCTGGTAATAGTATAGTTGTAGCTGTCCTAGCTGCAATAATTCAAAAACTAAATTTAAATGAAATCAAAGTCTAA
- a CDS encoding YopX family protein — protein sequence MSREILFEYGFKSVNGIVKKQYGLHDISNIKEKCDVWNELPLVYIRQYTGKEDRNGVKIFEGDIDQDGAIVMFYNNAFQMCSIKDGKVVQAIPFWCFDDDMYPQIEIIGNIHEKQSV from the coding sequence ATGAGTAGAGAAATATTATTTGAATACGGATTTAAAAGCGTAAACGGTATAGTTAAAAAACAATACGGTTTACACGATATATCAAACATAAAAGAAAAATGTGATGTATGGAATGAATTACCACTAGTGTATATTAGGCAATACACTGGAAAAGAAGATAGAAACGGAGTTAAGATTTTCGAAGGTGATATTGATCAAGACGGAGCCATTGTAATGTTTTACAACAATGCTTTTCAAATGTGTTCAATAAAAGATGGAAAAGTAGTGCAAGCAATTCCTTTTTGGTGCTTTGATGATGATATGTATCCACAAATAGAAATAATCGGAAACATTCACGAAAAACAAAGCGTATGA